Proteins encoded within one genomic window of Nakamurella alba:
- a CDS encoding MaoC family dehydratase, translating to MTSTLPQPVLADLTVGDALPPLTVQVRRGQLVRYAGASGDFNPIHWNARVATSVGLPDVIAHGMLTMALGGRLVTDWAGDPGRVLDYGVTFTRPVPVPDDEDGATVEFTALIGAIDADAGTVRVDLTARFAGQTVLGKARATVRLS from the coding sequence ATGACCTCCACGCTGCCGCAGCCCGTACTCGCCGACCTGACCGTGGGCGACGCCCTCCCGCCGTTGACCGTCCAGGTCCGGCGCGGCCAGCTGGTCCGCTACGCCGGCGCCTCCGGCGACTTCAACCCGATCCACTGGAACGCCCGGGTGGCGACCTCGGTCGGGCTGCCCGACGTGATCGCCCACGGCATGCTCACCATGGCCCTCGGCGGCCGGCTGGTGACCGACTGGGCCGGTGACCCGGGCCGGGTCCTGGACTACGGCGTCACCTTCACCCGCCCCGTCCCGGTGCCGGACGACGAGGACGGCGCGACCGTCGAGTTCACCGCGCTGATCGGCGCGATCGATGCCGACGCCGGCACCGTGCGGGTGGACCTCACCGCACGGTTCGCCGGGCAGACCGTGCTGGGCAAGGCCCGCGCCACCGTCCGCCTGAGCTGA
- a CDS encoding FAS1-like dehydratase domain-containing protein, whose protein sequence is MPLDPTYVGRTFPLEQPYLVGVEKIREFAAAIGDDNPLYHDRVAARSAGHPDVVAPPTFAMTLVIPAQDLLIDDPGLGLDFSRVVHRDQRFTHHRPIHAGDELHTTIVVESIRVLAGNDVLGLRTEIVDGDGSPVCTGTGTLVARGI, encoded by the coding sequence GTGCCGCTGGATCCGACCTACGTCGGCAGGACCTTCCCGCTCGAGCAGCCGTATCTCGTCGGCGTCGAGAAGATCCGGGAGTTCGCCGCCGCGATCGGTGACGACAATCCGCTCTACCACGACAGGGTGGCCGCGCGTTCCGCCGGCCACCCTGACGTCGTGGCCCCGCCGACGTTCGCGATGACGTTGGTGATCCCCGCCCAGGACCTGTTGATCGACGATCCGGGTCTGGGTCTGGACTTCTCCCGGGTGGTCCACCGCGATCAGCGGTTCACCCATCACCGCCCGATCCACGCCGGCGACGAACTGCACACCACCATCGTGGTCGAGTCGATCCGGGTGCTCGCCGGCAACGACGTGCTGGGTCTGCGCACCGAGATCGTGGACGGCGACGGCAGCCCGGTCTGCACCGGCACCGGCACCCTCGTGGCCCGGGGGATCTGA